A DNA window from Nitrospira sp. contains the following coding sequences:
- a CDS encoding pseudouridine synthase, whose protein sequence is METRLQKIIATTGLASRRKAEMLIASGRVTVNGKVVTELGTKVDPERDHVKVDGKHLENAQPFVYLILNKPKNVMSTLDDPGGRPTVKNFLHGVSVRVFPVGRLDFDSEGLMLLTNNGDLTQALLHPRYHVPKTYLIKVKSVLTDAEIAQLEKGIKLEDGMTSPATVKKVRKAEANSWVEITIHEGRKHQVKRMLEAVGHPVIKLTRVKMGPLTLGDLGSGEFRFLTDREANALRDIVEQRRTLEKEGKDPGVRPPKPPRRPGWAKPSKTKRHSTKKARHVA, encoded by the coding sequence ATGGAAACTCGACTGCAGAAAATAATCGCAACGACCGGGCTGGCTTCGCGCCGGAAGGCGGAGATGTTGATCGCGAGCGGTCGCGTCACCGTCAACGGCAAGGTGGTCACGGAACTCGGCACCAAGGTCGATCCCGAGCGCGATCATGTGAAGGTGGACGGCAAGCATCTCGAAAACGCACAGCCCTTCGTCTATCTCATCCTGAATAAGCCCAAGAACGTCATGTCCACGCTGGACGATCCGGGCGGACGGCCGACGGTGAAGAATTTTCTGCATGGCGTGTCGGTGCGGGTGTTTCCGGTGGGCCGGCTGGACTTCGACAGCGAAGGCTTGATGCTGCTGACGAACAACGGCGATTTGACGCAGGCCCTGCTGCACCCGCGCTATCATGTCCCGAAAACCTATCTCATCAAGGTGAAGAGCGTCCTGACGGATGCAGAGATCGCCCAACTTGAGAAGGGGATCAAGCTCGAAGACGGCATGACCAGTCCGGCCACGGTGAAAAAGGTGCGTAAGGCCGAAGCCAATTCCTGGGTGGAAATTACGATTCATGAAGGCCGCAAGCATCAGGTGAAGCGGATGCTGGAAGCCGTCGGCCATCCGGTGATCAAATTGACCCGCGTCAAGATGGGCCCGCTCACGCTGGGCGATCTGGGGTCCGGCGAATTCCGGTTCCTGACGGATCGCGAAGCGAATGCGTTGCGCGACATCGTCGAGCAGCGACGGACATTGGAAAAAGAAGGCAAGGATCCCGGTGTCCGACCGCCCAAGCCTCCGCGGCGCCCGGGCTGGGCGAAACCCTCGAAGACCAAACGGCACTCGACGAAGAAAGCGAGACACGTGGCATGA
- the scpB gene encoding SMC-Scp complex subunit ScpB: MTPITDELNLTSVEVESEAAESVESIDATACDLSAGEVVSEGSEGREASAAPDVSAEAESTESPSAETATEAAPANDGAVQAIAERELRGIVESLLFVSPEPLSVQRLVAIMGDVTKSDVAQALRGLGEELEQEGRGVRLVEIAGGFRLVTKQEYATWIKRLDKTKSAAKLSRSALESLAIIAYKQPIVRSEIEEIRGVETSGVVRTLLERKLVRIVGRKEVPGRPIMYGTTKFFLEHFGLNDLTQLPPLREFTELGESDQSLLPMESMEVAAPTAAEAAVIDSTTEAIKALSEEASSVTDAEEVEIESVVEEERMMAVEVNGEDVFVEEEPIPQS, encoded by the coding sequence ATGACTCCGATCACCGACGAATTGAATCTGACCTCGGTTGAGGTCGAGAGTGAGGCTGCTGAATCGGTGGAATCCATCGACGCGACGGCATGCGACCTATCTGCCGGCGAAGTGGTTTCAGAGGGATCTGAGGGACGTGAGGCCTCGGCTGCACCGGACGTTTCGGCTGAAGCCGAATCGACCGAATCCCCCTCCGCAGAGACCGCCACAGAGGCCGCGCCGGCGAATGATGGCGCCGTGCAGGCGATTGCCGAGCGCGAACTGCGCGGCATTGTCGAGTCCTTGTTGTTCGTCTCCCCTGAGCCGTTGTCCGTGCAGCGTCTGGTGGCGATCATGGGCGACGTGACGAAGTCGGATGTTGCGCAAGCGCTGCGCGGCCTGGGAGAGGAATTGGAGCAGGAGGGGCGCGGAGTCAGGCTGGTCGAAATCGCCGGCGGGTTCCGGCTGGTGACCAAGCAGGAATATGCCACCTGGATTAAGCGCCTGGATAAAACGAAGTCGGCGGCCAAGCTGTCCCGATCCGCATTGGAATCCCTGGCGATCATTGCCTACAAACAGCCGATCGTTCGGTCGGAGATCGAAGAGATCCGCGGCGTCGAAACCTCCGGGGTCGTGCGGACATTGTTGGAGCGGAAGCTCGTGCGCATCGTGGGCCGGAAGGAAGTGCCGGGGCGTCCGATTATGTACGGCACGACCAAGTTCTTCCTTGAGCATTTTGGTTTGAACGACTTGACTCAGTTGCCGCCTCTGCGGGAATTCACGGAATTGGGCGAGTCCGATCAGTCGCTGTTGCCGATGGAATCCATGGAGGTGGCTGCGCCGACGGCTGCCGAAGCCGCGGTGATCGACAGCACCACGGAAGCGATCAAGGCCCTGAGTGAAGAGGCGTCATCCGTGACTGATGCAGAGGAAGTCGAGATTGAATCTGTGGTTGAGGAAGAGCGCATGATGGCGGTCGAGGTGAACGGTGAGGACGTGTTTGTCGAAGAAGAGCCCATTCCGCAGAGTTAG
- the guaB gene encoding IMP dehydrogenase: MLDKEPRLGLTYDDVVLVPAKSQVLPNEVETATLVTRNIRIHVPFVSAAMDTVTEARLAIAMAREGGIGIIHRVLSPVDQAAEVDRVKKSESGMIMDPVTISPEQTIRDAHALMAKYRISGIPVTKEGKLVGILTNRDLRFETRMDLKVSQVMKRDKLVTAPVGTSLEKARDILHEHRIEKLPVVNKNYELKGLITIKDIEKRIKYPNACKDTHGRLRVGAAVGVGPDTDERATLLIKAGVDLIVVDTAHGHSQAVLDTVKRIKKQHPSLELIAGNIATAEAAKDLLKMGVDAVKVGVGPGSICTTRIVSGAGMPQLTAIADCAKALRGTGVPIIADGGIKFSGDVTKALAAGASSVMLGGLLAGTEESPGETVLYQARTYKVYRGMGSIGAMERGGGDRYGQGGRPAQKLVPEGIEGRVPYKGQLGAVIYQLVGGVKSGMGYCGCQTIADLQEKATFIRQTVAGLRESHVHDVIITKEAPNYRMDWE, translated from the coding sequence ATGCTGGATAAAGAACCGCGATTGGGCCTCACATACGACGACGTTGTCCTTGTGCCGGCGAAGTCGCAAGTCCTACCGAACGAAGTCGAGACGGCGACGCTGGTGACGCGCAATATCCGCATCCATGTTCCCTTTGTCAGCGCGGCGATGGACACCGTGACCGAGGCGCGGCTGGCGATTGCGATGGCTCGCGAGGGCGGGATCGGCATCATCCATCGTGTGCTGTCGCCGGTGGATCAGGCCGCGGAAGTGGATCGGGTCAAGAAGTCGGAAAGCGGGATGATTATGGATCCCGTGACCATCTCACCCGAGCAGACGATCCGCGACGCGCACGCCCTGATGGCGAAGTATCGGATCTCCGGCATTCCCGTCACGAAAGAGGGCAAGCTGGTCGGCATTCTGACGAATCGAGATCTGCGGTTCGAAACGCGCATGGACCTCAAGGTGTCGCAAGTCATGAAGCGCGACAAGCTGGTGACGGCTCCGGTGGGAACGAGTCTTGAGAAGGCCCGCGATATTTTGCATGAGCACCGCATTGAAAAGCTGCCGGTCGTGAATAAGAACTACGAGCTCAAAGGGCTCATTACGATTAAAGATATCGAGAAGCGCATTAAGTATCCCAATGCCTGCAAGGATACCCATGGTCGTTTGCGCGTGGGCGCGGCGGTCGGCGTGGGGCCGGATACGGATGAACGGGCGACCCTTCTGATCAAGGCCGGCGTCGATCTGATTGTCGTCGATACTGCGCACGGGCATTCGCAGGCGGTGTTGGATACGGTGAAGCGGATCAAGAAGCAGCATCCGAGTCTGGAATTGATCGCCGGCAACATTGCGACAGCGGAAGCCGCGAAGGATTTGCTGAAAATGGGCGTCGATGCCGTGAAAGTCGGCGTCGGGCCCGGTTCGATTTGTACGACGCGCATTGTTTCCGGCGCAGGGATGCCACAGCTGACGGCTATTGCCGATTGTGCCAAAGCCCTTCGTGGAACCGGGGTGCCGATCATTGCGGACGGCGGGATTAAGTTTTCAGGCGACGTGACCAAGGCGCTGGCGGCCGGGGCATCGTCAGTCATGCTGGGCGGGCTCCTGGCCGGAACGGAAGAATCGCCGGGTGAGACGGTGCTGTATCAAGCCAGAACCTATAAGGTCTATCGCGGGATGGGTTCCATCGGCGCGATGGAGCGCGGCGGCGGCGATAGGTATGGTCAGGGCGGACGCCCGGCTCAGAAGCTCGTACCCGAAGGCATCGAAGGCCGCGTTCCGTACAAAGGGCAGCTGGGAGCCGTCATCTATCAGCTGGTCGGCGGCGTCAAGTCCGGGATGGGGTACTGCGGTTGTCAGACGATTGCCGACCTTCAGGAAAAGGCGACCTTTATCAGGCAAACCGTGGCCGGCCTCCGCGAAAGCCACGTGCACGACGTCATTATCACCAAAGAAGCACCGAACTACCGGATGGATTGGGAGTGA
- a CDS encoding segregation/condensation protein A, with translation MDQPNQQTSGFEQTELPYQVRIENFEGPLDLLLHLIKKSEINIYDIPINLIAQQYLEYVEAMKDLNLNVAGEFLVMAATLLQIKSKMLLPADEAAEDEEDGPDPREELVRRLLEYKTYKEAARQLDGQEKMWREIFSREPEPLVVEVESDEMSMENVSLFDLVDALKAIVERNPGKTLIEIVPDNLTVRERMNVILETLEGKDSISFAALFDGSCHRLVIIVTFLALLELIRLRVAHVFQSETFGPILVSRTFSLVPDPAELDDLDAEWRGA, from the coding sequence GTGGATCAGCCCAACCAACAGACCAGCGGGTTTGAACAAACCGAGCTGCCGTATCAGGTCCGTATCGAGAATTTCGAAGGGCCGCTGGATCTCCTTCTGCATCTCATCAAGAAGAGCGAAATCAATATTTACGATATTCCGATCAACCTGATCGCCCAGCAATATCTCGAATATGTCGAGGCGATGAAGGATTTGAATCTGAACGTGGCGGGGGAGTTTCTGGTCATGGCAGCCACTCTGCTGCAGATCAAGTCCAAGATGCTGCTCCCGGCGGACGAGGCGGCGGAGGACGAAGAAGACGGGCCGGACCCGCGCGAAGAACTGGTCAGGCGGCTGCTGGAGTACAAGACCTACAAGGAGGCGGCCCGGCAGCTCGACGGCCAGGAGAAAATGTGGCGGGAGATTTTTAGTCGCGAACCGGAGCCGCTCGTCGTTGAAGTCGAGTCCGATGAGATGTCGATGGAGAACGTGTCGCTCTTCGATCTGGTCGATGCGCTGAAGGCGATCGTCGAGCGGAATCCGGGAAAGACGTTGATCGAAATCGTGCCGGACAATCTGACGGTGCGAGAGCGGATGAACGTGATTTTGGAAACGCTGGAAGGCAAGGACTCGATATCGTTTGCCGCGCTTTTTGACGGCTCCTGCCACCGGCTGGTGATTATTGTGACATTCCTGGCTTTGCTGGAACTGATCCGGTTGCGGGTCGCACACGTGTTTCAAAGCGAGACCTTCGGGCCGATTCTGGTTTCACGAACGTTCTCGCTCGTGCCGGATCCGGCTGAGCTCGATGACTTAGACGCCGAATGGAGGGGGGCATGA
- the guaA gene encoding glutamine-hydrolyzing GMP synthase, whose translation MELWHNRILVLDFGSQYTQLIARRIREAQVYSQILPCTASLATILAYRPQGIVLSGGPSSVYEKKAPSVAKALFDQGIPILGICYGMQLVTHLSGGKVVKAPHREYGRADLLIDDRSDLFKGIGKDGSAVVWMSHGDRIERMPPGFRSIAHTSNSPVAAMKLENEQRRIYCLQFHPEVAHTPEGAKILRNFVYEICGCTPTWTMQSYVDQAVNQIREQVGKDRVICALSGGVDSSVAAALTHRAIGDQLTCIFVDNGVLRAGERDQVKKTFASQMHLNLRVLDRATQFLDGLKGVTDPEKKRKIIGRLFIKNFDVESKKLKGVKYLVQGTLYPDVIESVSFKGPSATIKTHHNVGGLPARMKLKLIEPLRELFKDEVRVLGTELGLPDEIVWRQPFPGPGLAIRVLGSVTKERLAILRGAETIVDQEIRGAGLYREIWQFFAVLLPIRTVGVMGDQRTYDNVVAIRAVTSVDGMTADWAKIPNDVLGRMSSRIINEVKGVNRVVYDISSKPPSTIEWE comes from the coding sequence ATGGAACTTTGGCACAATCGCATTCTCGTCCTCGACTTTGGATCGCAATACACGCAGCTGATCGCCCGGCGTATTCGCGAGGCGCAGGTCTATTCGCAGATTCTGCCCTGCACGGCGTCTCTCGCGACCATTCTGGCCTATCGCCCCCAGGGCATTGTGCTCTCCGGCGGACCTTCCAGCGTCTACGAAAAGAAAGCGCCGTCCGTCGCGAAGGCATTATTCGATCAGGGCATTCCGATTCTGGGCATCTGTTACGGCATGCAGTTGGTGACGCACTTATCCGGCGGTAAAGTCGTGAAGGCGCCGCATCGGGAATACGGCCGCGCCGATCTCCTGATCGATGACCGCAGCGATCTCTTTAAAGGAATCGGGAAAGACGGGTCCGCGGTGGTGTGGATGTCCCATGGAGACCGGATCGAGCGTATGCCGCCCGGGTTCCGGTCTATCGCCCATACGAGTAATTCGCCGGTCGCGGCGATGAAGTTGGAGAATGAACAGCGCCGGATCTATTGCCTGCAGTTCCATCCGGAAGTCGCGCATACGCCGGAAGGGGCGAAGATCCTTCGCAACTTCGTCTATGAGATCTGCGGCTGCACGCCGACCTGGACCATGCAGTCCTACGTGGATCAGGCGGTGAATCAGATCCGCGAGCAGGTCGGGAAGGATCGGGTGATCTGCGCGCTGAGCGGCGGGGTCGATTCATCGGTGGCGGCCGCCCTCACGCATCGGGCCATCGGCGATCAGCTGACCTGTATCTTTGTCGACAACGGGGTGCTACGGGCCGGTGAGCGCGATCAGGTGAAGAAGACCTTTGCGTCGCAGATGCATCTGAATCTGCGAGTGCTCGATCGCGCGACACAGTTCCTGGATGGCTTGAAGGGCGTCACCGATCCTGAGAAGAAGCGCAAGATCATCGGGCGCCTGTTCATTAAGAATTTCGATGTCGAGTCCAAGAAGTTGAAGGGCGTCAAGTATCTGGTGCAGGGCACACTGTATCCCGACGTCATCGAGAGTGTGAGCTTCAAGGGCCCGTCGGCTACGATCAAGACGCATCATAATGTCGGCGGGCTGCCCGCGCGGATGAAGCTGAAATTGATCGAGCCGCTTCGGGAATTGTTCAAGGACGAAGTGCGGGTGTTGGGTACGGAACTCGGGTTGCCGGATGAGATCGTCTGGCGGCAGCCGTTCCCCGGTCCCGGTCTCGCGATCCGGGTGCTCGGCTCTGTGACGAAGGAACGATTGGCGATCCTCCGTGGAGCGGAAACGATCGTCGATCAGGAGATTCGCGGCGCGGGATTGTACCGCGAAATCTGGCAATTCTTTGCCGTGCTCTTGCCGATCCGCACGGTCGGCGTCATGGGCGATCAACGGACCTATGACAACGTCGTGGCGATTCGCGCGGTGACCAGCGTCGACGGGATGACCGCCGACTGGGCCAAGATTCCGAACGATGTGCTGGGCCGGATGTCGAGCCGGATCATCAACGAAGTGAAGGGCGTGAATCGCGTCGTCTACGACATCAGTTCGAAGCCGCCAAGCACGATTGAGTGGGAGTAG
- a CDS encoding 6-bladed beta-propeller, giving the protein MMKAWLFDEMFQFDRLILSAEGTQSEWGAGDSVAADEELPPAPQNVQAKAGNGRVTITWDAVPDAMYYNLYFQTTKGVQIKFSELTRPIASAEDFKAVIGVKKDKATCLEGATSPFLHDDLANGTCYHYVVTVVTQKGESLESQEVMAIPSPYLLAMAFGQEGPDDGEFSSPTGLTLDKDGNIYVADTDNHSIQKFTKDGKFVARWGSEPSSQEGCFYYPRGLAVGPDDVIYIADSGNNRVQKFDLEGNAMKAWGKFGFAWRGADMGKFDVPWGITTDQEGNVYVSDTSNARIQKFQADGQPLLKWGRDGSFDGAFFFPRGVAVDFVGNIFVADESNNRIQKFDSRGSFLTKWGREGHGPGQFKSPWGIACDALGNVYVVDNGNHRVQKFDGNGTFLCSFGNRGKTEGQLNFPSGIAVDKEGAVIVVDSGNSRVVKYVPTEEEINRGKEQSLPAPVAGAVQPPRSVAVKPGDTEIYLSWLDVQGAVSYNLYFNTAQGVTIQTGTKIEGVTSPYTHSGLTNDTPYFYAITAVFEDGTESEVSEEVTSTPVLIDITAPQNPYAVINHGAFMTNSPEVVVTISATDLDTGVTAYFISESPLTPMGGTPGWVDVTTAIKFGATIPFILSPTDGPKTIYVWFKDVGNNVSTPASASILVNTSGYVCVSKWGQPGRGASLLHGGEFMAPLYGLCVDQQGSLFAVDNGNNRIQKFDNAGNFIILWGCFGSANANFHNPTGIACDGKGDVWVVDTNNHRVQKFDGKLGGYLMKFGSRGNGEGQFNAPWGIAVDRVRGFVYVVDSANFRVQKFDMAGEFIMAWGSFGSGDGQFYFPRGVAVDQNDGAVYVVDMGNHRIQKFDTSTNVLPQLLAKWGGSPEAGHASSPLAQEAGQLRNPWGVAVDGAGDVYVTDAGNQRVQKFDKEGNYITQWGGYGNGDGQFNFPYGIAVDARGSVFVVDSGNTRVQQFMPADEGSERLQENAEAMAELDKAQQTR; this is encoded by the coding sequence ATGATGAAGGCATGGCTTTTTGACGAAATGTTCCAGTTTGACCGGCTGATCTTGTCCGCCGAAGGCACCCAGAGTGAGTGGGGTGCCGGCGATTCGGTCGCCGCGGATGAAGAGCTGCCGCCCGCGCCGCAGAACGTCCAGGCCAAAGCAGGCAATGGTCGGGTCACGATCACGTGGGATGCGGTCCCCGACGCCATGTACTACAACCTCTATTTCCAGACCACGAAGGGCGTGCAGATCAAGTTCTCAGAACTCACGCGCCCCATCGCCAGCGCCGAGGATTTCAAGGCCGTCATCGGTGTGAAGAAGGATAAGGCGACCTGTCTCGAGGGCGCGACCTCTCCGTTTCTCCACGACGATCTCGCCAACGGGACCTGTTACCACTATGTCGTGACCGTCGTCACGCAGAAGGGGGAGAGTCTGGAGTCGCAGGAAGTCATGGCGATTCCCTCGCCCTATCTCTTGGCCATGGCCTTCGGTCAGGAAGGCCCCGACGATGGAGAATTCAGCTCTCCGACGGGATTGACGCTCGACAAAGACGGCAACATCTATGTCGCCGATACCGACAACCATTCGATTCAGAAATTCACGAAAGATGGCAAGTTCGTTGCCCGATGGGGGAGCGAACCGAGTTCGCAGGAAGGGTGTTTTTATTATCCGCGCGGATTGGCGGTCGGGCCGGACGATGTCATTTACATTGCCGACAGCGGCAATAACCGTGTGCAAAAGTTCGATCTCGAAGGCAACGCCATGAAGGCCTGGGGCAAGTTCGGATTCGCCTGGCGCGGCGCCGACATGGGCAAGTTCGATGTGCCCTGGGGGATCACCACCGATCAAGAGGGCAACGTCTACGTGTCCGACACGAGCAACGCCCGCATTCAGAAATTTCAGGCTGATGGCCAGCCGCTGTTGAAGTGGGGGCGTGACGGCAGCTTCGACGGCGCGTTCTTTTTCCCGCGCGGCGTGGCGGTCGATTTCGTCGGCAATATCTTTGTGGCGGATGAGAGCAACAACCGGATTCAGAAATTCGATTCGCGCGGCAGCTTTCTGACCAAGTGGGGGCGCGAAGGGCATGGGCCGGGGCAATTTAAATCGCCGTGGGGCATTGCCTGCGATGCGCTGGGGAACGTCTACGTCGTCGATAACGGCAATCATCGTGTTCAGAAGTTCGACGGCAACGGCACCTTCCTCTGCTCCTTCGGAAACCGCGGGAAGACAGAGGGGCAGTTGAATTTCCCCTCCGGCATCGCCGTCGATAAAGAGGGCGCAGTCATCGTCGTCGATAGCGGGAACAGCCGCGTCGTGAAGTATGTGCCAACAGAAGAAGAAATCAATCGAGGGAAAGAGCAGTCGCTGCCGGCTCCGGTGGCGGGTGCGGTGCAACCTCCGCGCAGCGTGGCCGTCAAGCCGGGCGACACGGAAATCTATCTGAGCTGGCTGGATGTGCAGGGTGCGGTCTCCTACAATCTATATTTCAATACCGCGCAGGGCGTCACGATCCAGACCGGGACCAAGATCGAAGGGGTCACCAGTCCCTATACGCATTCCGGATTGACCAACGATACGCCGTACTTTTATGCGATCACGGCGGTGTTCGAAGACGGCACCGAGAGCGAGGTGTCGGAAGAAGTCACGTCGACGCCGGTCCTTATAGACATTACCGCTCCGCAGAATCCCTACGCCGTCATCAATCACGGCGCGTTCATGACGAATTCGCCGGAAGTCGTGGTGACGATCTCCGCCACGGATTTGGATACCGGAGTGACGGCCTATTTCATTTCGGAAAGTCCGCTGACGCCGATGGGAGGCACGCCCGGATGGGTTGATGTCACGACGGCGATCAAGTTCGGCGCCACGATTCCCTTCATTCTGTCGCCGACCGACGGACCGAAGACCATCTATGTCTGGTTCAAGGACGTCGGCAACAACGTCTCGACTCCGGCCAGCGCGAGCATTCTCGTCAACACGTCCGGGTACGTCTGTGTCTCCAAGTGGGGCCAGCCGGGCCGCGGTGCGTCGCTCCTGCACGGGGGCGAATTCATGGCGCCGCTGTACGGCTTGTGCGTGGATCAGCAGGGGTCGTTGTTCGCCGTCGATAACGGCAACAACCGCATCCAGAAATTCGATAACGCCGGAAACTTCATCATTCTCTGGGGCTGCTTCGGATCGGCCAACGCAAACTTCCATAATCCGACGGGCATCGCCTGCGACGGTAAGGGCGATGTGTGGGTGGTCGACACGAACAACCATCGCGTGCAGAAGTTCGACGGGAAGCTCGGCGGGTACCTGATGAAGTTCGGATCGCGCGGCAACGGCGAAGGCCAGTTCAATGCCCCATGGGGCATCGCGGTCGATCGCGTGCGCGGGTTCGTCTACGTCGTGGACAGCGCGAATTTCCGTGTGCAGAAGTTCGATATGGCCGGCGAGTTCATCATGGCCTGGGGCAGCTTCGGCAGCGGCGACGGGCAGTTCTACTTCCCGCGCGGCGTGGCCGTAGACCAGAACGACGGCGCGGTGTATGTCGTGGACATGGGCAACCACCGCATCCAGAAGTTCGACACCAGCACCAACGTGTTGCCGCAGTTGCTGGCCAAGTGGGGCGGCAGTCCAGAGGCCGGCCATGCGAGCAGTCCGCTCGCGCAGGAAGCCGGACAGTTGCGGAATCCCTGGGGCGTGGCGGTGGACGGCGCCGGCGATGTGTATGTGACGGATGCGGGAAACCAGCGCGTGCAGAAATTCGACAAAGAAGGCAACTACATCACGCAGTGGGGCGGCTACGGGAACGGCGACGGGCAATTCAATTTCCCCTATGGCATCGCGGTCGATGCCCGGGGCAGCGTGTTCGTCGTGGACAGCGGGAACACGCGGGTGCAGCAATTCATGCCGGCCGACGAAGGCAGTGAGCGGCTGCAGGAAAATGCCGAAGCGATGGCGGAACTCGATAAAGCGCAACAGACGCGATAG
- the aspS gene encoding aspartate--tRNA ligase — protein MKVRTHRCGELNKTHVGQTVVLNGWVQRRRDHGTVIFIDLRDRTGLTQVVFNAERNAAVHQGGHTLRSECVVSITGQVMARPDESKNANLSTGEIEVFVDAVEVLNESKTPPFVIEDDAEVTEAIRLKYRFLDLRRPRMQKLMKTRHDIAQAVRGFLNKEGFLEIETPILTKSTPEGARDYLVPSRVNPGTFFALPQSPQLFKQVLMVSGMDRYYQIARCFRDEDLRNDRQPEFTQIDLEMSFVDRLDVMSLMETMIVTVFRDAGGVQLPTPFPRMTYAEAMGRYGSDKPDLRFEMPLYDVTAFAAASEFKVFKDAATKGGLVKALIVKGGAATPRSRIDALGETAKSFGAKGLAWLKITPEGQLESVIAKFLDAKAFAAALPEAKPGDLVLFGADKPAVVHDVLGRIRLQLGEELNLIDKNAWKPLWVTEFPLLDYSPEEKRYIFMHNPFAAPMDEDLALLDSEPLKVRAKAYDMVLNGSEIGGGSIRNHRSDIQLKILDLLGINKEQAQAKFGFLLEALEYGAPPHGGIAFGLDRLIMLLGGADSIRDVIAFPKTQRAQCPLTDAPSAVSAEQLKELRIKLDLVE, from the coding sequence ATGAAGGTGAGAACGCATCGCTGCGGTGAATTGAATAAGACTCATGTGGGCCAGACGGTGGTTTTGAACGGCTGGGTGCAGCGGCGGCGCGACCACGGCACGGTGATCTTTATCGACCTGCGCGACCGGACCGGTCTTACGCAAGTCGTCTTCAATGCGGAGCGCAACGCGGCAGTCCATCAAGGCGGCCATACCCTGCGGAGCGAATGCGTGGTCTCCATCACCGGCCAGGTAATGGCGCGTCCGGATGAGTCCAAGAACGCGAATCTTTCGACGGGCGAGATCGAAGTCTTTGTGGATGCGGTCGAGGTGTTGAACGAATCGAAGACGCCGCCGTTCGTCATCGAAGATGATGCCGAAGTAACGGAGGCGATCCGCCTGAAGTACCGGTTTTTGGATTTGCGGCGTCCCCGCATGCAGAAGCTGATGAAAACCCGGCACGATATTGCGCAGGCAGTGCGCGGGTTCCTCAATAAGGAAGGGTTTCTCGAAATAGAAACGCCGATTCTCACGAAGAGCACGCCCGAAGGGGCGCGAGACTATCTGGTGCCGAGCCGGGTGAATCCCGGGACATTTTTTGCGCTGCCCCAGTCGCCGCAGCTCTTCAAGCAGGTGCTCATGGTCAGCGGCATGGACCGCTATTATCAGATTGCCCGCTGCTTCCGGGATGAAGATCTGCGCAACGATCGCCAACCCGAGTTTACTCAGATCGACCTGGAGATGTCGTTTGTCGATCGGCTCGACGTGATGAGCTTGATGGAAACGATGATCGTCACTGTATTTCGTGATGCCGGCGGCGTGCAATTGCCGACGCCGTTTCCGCGGATGACCTATGCCGAAGCGATGGGGCGCTATGGATCGGATAAGCCGGATCTGCGCTTCGAGATGCCGTTGTACGACGTGACGGCCTTTGCGGCGGCCAGCGAGTTCAAGGTGTTCAAGGATGCCGCGACAAAGGGCGGACTGGTCAAGGCCTTGATCGTGAAGGGTGGCGCCGCGACGCCGCGGAGCCGCATCGATGCCTTGGGCGAAACGGCCAAGAGTTTCGGGGCCAAAGGCCTGGCCTGGCTGAAGATCACGCCCGAAGGGCAGTTGGAATCCGTCATAGCGAAGTTCCTCGACGCCAAAGCCTTTGCCGCGGCCTTGCCCGAGGCGAAGCCCGGCGATCTCGTGCTCTTCGGCGCCGACAAGCCGGCGGTCGTGCACGATGTGCTGGGCCGTATCCGGCTCCAGCTGGGTGAAGAGTTGAACCTGATCGACAAGAACGCCTGGAAGCCGCTCTGGGTAACCGAGTTCCCGCTCTTGGACTATTCGCCGGAAGAGAAACGCTATATCTTCATGCATAATCCCTTTGCCGCACCGATGGATGAAGACCTGGCGCTGCTGGATTCAGAGCCGTTGAAAGTGCGCGCTAAGGCGTACGATATGGTGTTGAACGGGAGCGAGATCGGCGGCGGCAGCATCCGGAACCATCGTAGCGACATTCAGCTCAAGATCCTGGATTTGCTCGGCATCAACAAAGAACAGGCGCAGGCGAAGTTCGGCTTTTTATTGGAGGCATTGGAGTATGGCGCACCTCCGCACGGCGGCATCGCCTTTGGTCTCGACCGGTTGATCATGCTGCTCGGCGGGGCGGATTCCATCCGCGACGTCATTGCGTTCCCCAAGACGCAGCGCGCGCAATGTCCGTTGACCGATGCGCCCTCTGCCGTGAGTGCGGAACAGTTGAAAGAACTCAGGATCAAGTTGGATTTGGTCGAGTGA